The following coding sequences are from one Beggiatoa alba B18LD window:
- the glnE gene encoding bifunctional [glutamate--ammonia ligase]-adenylyl-L-tyrosine phosphorylase/[glutamate--ammonia-ligase] adenylyltransferase: MNIKEKISVLPPLLQGEAQRLWEDFCQRASAMQQQLIERQASIAETLPLVWACSPFVARHCVQYPDLLENLIKTGDLLSPPDAYPSHLEDFLGDTPNEASLSQKLRLFRRREMVRIAWRDLAGWASVEETLKSLSDLADALIDGSLSRLYAQLCKQFGTPCDKNGVAQSLIVLGMGKLGGQELNFSSDIDLIFVYPHAGETVGGAGRARDNHEFFTRLGQQLINSLHTITVDGFVFRVDMRLRPFGDSGSLVLNFNALEEYYQLQARDWERYAMIKARVVAGDKKAGQVLLNMLRPFIYRRYLDYNAFESLRNMKALIDQEAKRKGLENNIKLGAGGIREVEFTCQTFQLIRGGRQPALQQRHLLTTLAHLEKYRYLSPTVTAGLREAYLFLRLAENHLQAIDDRQTQTLPDDELNRSRLAWSLGFSDWAQFLAVLEKHQALVHEQFQTVITPLDAQSGVNHSVSPWLTLWLRVASAVSDETQKTLFVSAGYVNPDEALAHLQRVAQSHALQKLSRQGRERLDKLIPLVLEMVSELPQKDIALSRLLDLISTIAQRSVYLALLIERPAVLRQLIYFCANSAWVAEQITRYPLLMDELLDHRGLYDMLKPNELDNELSHLLQHLPADDLEMQMDCLRQFKRANVMRVATEEIAGNMTPMIASDYLAAIADTLVRRALVMAWDYLIAKHGVPYCVVAGQKRPAHFCIVAYGKAGGIELSYGSDLDIVFLHDSEGESQQTDGEKPLENSVFFVRLAQRIIHILMTNTAGGSLYEVDPRLRPGGASGLLVSGFEAFQSYQHHEAWTWEHQALVRARAVAGESACLARFEQIRREVLSLQRDPEKLRLDVLEMRQKMRDNLNKTNSQQFDIKQGNGGIIDIEFMIQYAALRWSHQYPQLLTTTGVIPMLKRLAEQGLIPELACEQLSTAYHVYRAETHRLALQNQSAYLAPDAFNEHRQQVCEWWQMLLGDNKASPN; encoded by the coding sequence ATGAATATAAAAGAAAAAATAAGCGTATTACCACCATTATTGCAGGGAGAGGCACAGCGTTTATGGGAGGATTTTTGTCAACGCGCAAGTGCAATGCAACAGCAACTCATTGAGCGACAAGCGAGTATTGCCGAAACCTTACCGTTGGTTTGGGCATGTAGTCCTTTTGTGGCGCGTCATTGTGTGCAGTATCCTGATTTATTAGAAAATTTAATCAAAACAGGGGATTTATTAAGCCCACCTGATGCATATCCAAGTCATTTAGAAGATTTTTTAGGCGATACGCCGAATGAAGCGAGTTTATCGCAAAAATTACGTTTATTTCGTCGGCGGGAAATGGTGCGGATTGCGTGGCGGGATTTAGCGGGCTGGGCATCGGTTGAGGAAACTTTAAAATCATTATCAGATTTAGCGGATGCATTGATTGATGGCAGTTTAAGCCGTTTATATGCACAGTTGTGCAAACAATTTGGTACACCTTGCGATAAAAATGGCGTTGCGCAGTCATTAATCGTCTTAGGTATGGGAAAACTGGGCGGACAAGAGTTAAATTTCTCATCCGATATCGATTTGATTTTTGTCTATCCTCATGCGGGCGAAACGGTGGGCGGTGCAGGACGCGCCCGCGATAATCATGAGTTTTTTACCCGTTTAGGACAGCAATTAATCAATAGTTTACATACGATTACGGTGGATGGCTTCGTTTTCCGTGTGGATATGCGTTTGCGTCCTTTTGGTGATAGTGGCTCATTAGTCTTAAATTTTAATGCCCTAGAAGAATATTATCAGTTGCAAGCCCGTGATTGGGAACGTTATGCAATGATTAAAGCGCGGGTAGTGGCAGGGGATAAGAAAGCGGGACAGGTTTTATTAAATATGCTCCGCCCGTTTATCTATCGGCGTTATCTGGATTACAACGCTTTTGAATCCTTGCGCAATATGAAAGCGTTAATTGACCAAGAGGCGAAGCGTAAAGGGCTGGAAAATAATATTAAATTGGGCGCGGGTGGAATTCGTGAGGTTGAGTTTACTTGTCAAACTTTTCAGTTAATTCGCGGTGGACGACAACCCGCTTTACAGCAACGACATTTATTAACCACGCTCGCCCATTTGGAAAAATATCGCTATTTATCTCCAACCGTCACGGCGGGCTTGCGTGAGGCTTATTTATTTTTACGGCTGGCAGAAAATCATTTGCAAGCGATTGATGACCGACAAACGCAGACCTTGCCCGATGATGAGCTAAATCGTTCGCGTTTGGCATGGAGTTTGGGATTTAGCGATTGGGCGCAATTTTTGGCAGTATTGGAGAAGCATCAAGCTTTAGTACACGAACAGTTTCAAACTGTGATAACACCTTTAGATGCGCAAAGTGGTGTTAATCATTCTGTCAGTCCATGGCTGACGTTGTGGTTGCGCGTTGCTTCTGCGGTGTCTGATGAGACGCAAAAAACTTTATTTGTCAGTGCTGGTTATGTCAATCCTGATGAGGCTTTAGCGCATTTACAGCGAGTTGCACAGTCGCACGCCTTGCAGAAATTGAGTCGGCAAGGGCGAGAGCGTCTTGATAAGTTAATTCCATTGGTTTTGGAAATGGTGAGCGAGTTACCGCAAAAAGATATTGCCTTGTCGCGTTTATTGGATTTAATCAGCACGATTGCACAGCGTAGCGTTTATTTAGCCTTATTAATTGAACGTCCTGCAGTTTTACGTCAATTAATTTATTTTTGTGCAAATAGTGCTTGGGTTGCGGAACAAATTACCCGTTATCCCTTGTTAATGGATGAATTATTAGACCATCGTGGCTTATACGATATGTTAAAGCCGAATGAGCTGGATAATGAATTGAGTCATTTATTGCAACATTTGCCCGCTGATGATTTGGAAATGCAGATGGATTGCTTGCGCCAATTTAAACGTGCCAATGTGATGCGAGTAGCGACCGAAGAAATTGCGGGCAATATGACCCCGATGATTGCCAGCGATTATTTAGCCGCCATTGCAGATACGTTAGTCCGTCGTGCTTTAGTCATGGCGTGGGATTATTTAATAGCAAAGCATGGTGTGCCGTATTGTGTAGTTGCAGGACAAAAACGCCCCGCGCATTTTTGTATTGTGGCTTATGGTAAAGCGGGTGGAATAGAGTTAAGTTATGGCTCTGATTTAGATATTGTTTTCTTGCATGACAGTGAAGGGGAATCCCAGCAAACCGATGGGGAAAAGCCTTTAGAAAACAGTGTGTTTTTTGTGCGTTTAGCACAGCGGATTATTCATATTTTAATGACGAATACCGCTGGTGGTTCATTGTATGAAGTTGACCCGCGTTTGCGTCCAGGCGGGGCATCGGGTTTGTTAGTCAGTGGTTTTGAGGCTTTTCAGTCGTATCAACATCACGAGGCGTGGACATGGGAACATCAAGCGTTAGTGCGAGCGCGTGCGGTTGCTGGTGAGTCCGCATGTTTAGCGCGTTTTGAGCAGATTCGTCGTGAGGTGTTGAGTTTACAACGCGACCCTGAAAAATTGCGTTTAGACGTGTTAGAAATGCGTCAAAAAATGCGCGATAACTTGAATAAAACTAATTCACAACAGTTTGATATTAAACAGGGAAATGGGGGCATTATCGATATTGAATTTATGATTCAATATGCAGCATTGCGTTGGTCGCATCAGTATCCGCAATTGTTGACAACAACAGGGGTGATTCCGATGTTAAAACGGTTAGCGGAACAAGGGCTTATTCCTGAGTTAGCTTGTGAGCAGTTGAGTACGGCTTACCATGTTTATCGAGCAGAAACACATCGTTTAGCCTTACAAAATCAATCGGCTTATCTTGCACCTGATGCGTTTAATGAACATCGTCAGCAAGTTTGTGAATGGTGGCAAATGCTGCTTGGCGATAATAAGGCAAGTCCAAACTAA
- a CDS encoding ABC transporter permease subunit has product MSNKANSGFLWSMLFLGYIFLYAPIIILMIYSFNENRLVTVWSTFSTKWYGELLQDEQMLEAAWMSLKLGVFTATSAVILGTLAGLVMTRFRRFRGQVTFAALITAPLVMPEVITGLSLLLMFVALEQTIGFPEGRGLLTMWIAHVTFCTAYVAVITTSRLRELDNSIEEAAMDLGAPPLKVFFVITLPIIAPALISGWLLAFTLSLDDLVIASFTSGPGSTTLPMVIYSSVRLGVSPKINALATIIILLVSTVVFISGLIMMHLERKRTREMQQAVAEALAAESAGYR; this is encoded by the coding sequence ATGTCGAATAAGGCAAATTCAGGCTTTTTATGGTCAATGCTTTTTCTCGGTTACATCTTTCTTTACGCGCCTATCATCATCCTGATGATTTACTCGTTTAATGAAAATCGCCTCGTTACAGTTTGGTCAACTTTCTCGACAAAATGGTACGGTGAATTACTACAAGATGAACAAATGCTCGAAGCGGCATGGATGAGCTTAAAACTGGGCGTTTTTACCGCAACCAGTGCTGTGATTCTGGGCACGTTAGCGGGTTTAGTCATGACGCGCTTTCGGCGTTTTCGCGGACAAGTGACCTTTGCCGCCTTAATTACTGCCCCCTTAGTCATGCCTGAAGTGATTACAGGATTATCCCTGCTCCTGATGTTTGTTGCCTTAGAGCAAACCATTGGATTTCCTGAAGGACGTGGCTTATTAACCATGTGGATAGCACACGTCACTTTTTGCACAGCCTATGTCGCCGTTATCACCACCTCGCGCTTGCGTGAATTGGACAACTCAATTGAAGAAGCGGCAATGGATTTAGGCGCGCCACCACTAAAAGTGTTTTTTGTCATCACCCTGCCCATTATCGCCCCCGCGCTTATTTCAGGCTGGTTATTAGCATTTACCCTTTCTTTAGATGACCTAGTCATTGCCAGCTTTACCTCAGGGCCAGGTTCAACCACCTTACCGATGGTTATTTACTCCAGCGTGCGCTTAGGCGTTAGCCCGAAAATTAATGCATTGGCAACAATTATTATTCTGCTTGTTTCCACAGTCGTCTTTATCTCAGGCTTAATCATGATGCACTTAGAACGTAAACGCACTCGCGAAATGCAACAAGCCGTTGCGGAGGCTTTAGCCGCTGAAAGTGCGGGTTATCGCTAA
- a CDS encoding ABC transporter permease subunit, translated as MINFFNPWLPKPRFFVIAVPYIWFLLFFLIPFAIVLKISFSEAAISIPPYTPLIVREDDVVQLTLKLGNYAYLWTDNLYISAYLSSLTIAFFTTLLCLLIGYPIAYAIANADSSIRNVLLMLVILPSWTSFLIRVYAWVGLLKNNGIINNFLIGLGVIDQPIEMLYTPFAVYVGLVYNYLPFMILPLYTNLVKMDHSLLEAAADLGCKPIKAFLTVTIPLSMGGIIAGSMLVFIPVVGEFIVPELLAGPDTLMIGKVLWQEFFNNRDWPVASSVAIIMLLLLIVPIIIFNRYQNRQTEA; from the coding sequence ATGATTAATTTTTTTAACCCTTGGTTGCCGAAACCGCGTTTTTTCGTCATTGCAGTGCCATATATTTGGTTTCTACTGTTTTTCCTGATTCCCTTCGCGATAGTCTTAAAAATCAGCTTCAGTGAAGCCGCAATTTCCATCCCCCCTTATACGCCATTAATTGTGCGTGAAGATGATGTCGTACAATTAACTTTAAAATTAGGTAACTATGCGTATTTATGGACTGATAACTTATATATCAGTGCCTATCTCAGTTCGCTGACTATTGCTTTTTTCACCACATTATTATGCCTACTGATAGGCTATCCCATCGCTTACGCCATCGCTAATGCAGATAGTTCTATTCGTAATGTATTATTAATGCTGGTGATTTTACCCTCATGGACATCGTTTCTTATTCGGGTTTATGCGTGGGTTGGCTTGCTGAAAAATAACGGGATTATTAACAATTTTCTCATTGGTTTAGGCGTTATTGACCAACCCATAGAAATGCTTTATACCCCATTTGCCGTCTATGTTGGTTTAGTTTACAACTACTTACCGTTTATGATTCTGCCACTTTATACCAACTTGGTCAAAATGGATCATTCCCTGCTAGAAGCCGCAGCGGATTTAGGCTGTAAACCGATTAAAGCCTTTTTAACCGTAACAATTCCGCTCTCAATGGGTGGCATTATTGCAGGCTCTATGCTGGTCTTTATTCCCGTCGTAGGTGAATTTATCGTCCCTGAACTCCTCGCAGGGCCTGATACGCTGATGATAGGTAAAGTTTTATGGCAAGAATTCTTCAATAATCGCGATTGGCCTGTTGCCTCTTCCGTTGCGATTATCATGCTACTCCTGCTGATAGTCCCGATAATCATCTTTAACCGTTATCAAAACCGTCAAACAGAGGCTTAA
- the potA gene encoding polyamine ABC transporter ATP-binding protein: protein MAVVEEDPSALANDSSKPISPSSHNANYIRIENVTKTFDKFVAVDNVSLTINKGEIFALLGSSGCGKSTLLRMLAGFEVPTEGKIYIDGQDMSSIPPYLRPVNMMFQSYALFPHLTVAQNIEFGLKQDNIPKAERLEQVAKMLELVRMSPYAKRKPHQLSGGQKQRVALARSLAKKPKLLLLDEPMGALDKKLRGQMQLEVVEILERVGVTCVMVTHDQEEAMTMAGRIGIMDKGRLLQIGAPSAVYETPNSRFTAEFIGSANMFEGILIEDEPDYVVIDCPTMPNKFYVEHGITGEEGMQVWVAIRPEKISILTEQPEGDYNWAKGIVHDIAYLGSHSIYYINLDSGKRVQVIVANQGRFSKLSVTWKDEVYISWHSESMVVLTS from the coding sequence ATGGCAGTGGTTGAAGAAGACCCCTCCGCATTAGCAAACGATAGTAGTAAGCCTATATCGCCATCCTCTCATAATGCTAACTATATTCGCATTGAAAACGTTACAAAAACCTTTGATAAATTTGTAGCCGTTGATAATGTCAGTTTAACCATTAATAAGGGTGAGATTTTCGCATTATTGGGGAGTTCAGGCTGTGGTAAATCTACTTTATTACGGATGTTAGCAGGTTTTGAAGTACCAACAGAGGGGAAAATTTATATTGATGGGCAAGATATGTCATCTATTCCGCCTTATTTGCGCCCCGTTAATATGATGTTTCAATCATACGCGCTTTTTCCACATTTAACCGTTGCACAGAATATCGAATTTGGTTTAAAGCAAGATAATATTCCTAAAGCAGAACGCCTTGAGCAAGTGGCGAAAATGTTGGAGCTTGTGCGTATGTCACCATATGCGAAGCGTAAACCGCATCAATTGTCAGGCGGGCAAAAGCAACGGGTAGCATTAGCGCGGAGTTTAGCGAAAAAGCCTAAATTGTTATTGTTAGATGAGCCTATGGGCGCACTCGATAAAAAATTGCGTGGACAAATGCAGTTAGAAGTAGTGGAGATTTTAGAACGTGTTGGTGTGACGTGTGTAATGGTGACTCATGACCAAGAAGAAGCCATGACGATGGCGGGGCGCATTGGCATTATGGATAAAGGACGTTTATTGCAAATTGGCGCGCCCAGTGCCGTTTATGAAACCCCAAACAGTCGCTTTACAGCAGAATTCATTGGCTCGGCAAATATGTTTGAAGGGATTTTGATTGAAGACGAGCCTGATTATGTCGTGATTGATTGCCCTACGATGCCGAATAAATTTTATGTAGAACATGGCATTACAGGCGAAGAGGGGATGCAAGTCTGGGTTGCGATTCGTCCTGAAAAAATTTCGATTCTGACAGAACAACCTGAAGGCGACTATAACTGGGCAAAAGGTATTGTTCACGACATCGCCTATTTAGGCAGTCATTCCATTTACTACATCAATTTAGACTCGGGCAAACGGGTACAAGTCATTGTTGCGAATCAAGGGCGATTCTCTAAATTAAGCGTGACTTGGAAAGATGAAGTTTATATCAGTTGGCATTCAGAAAGCATGGTGGTGCTGACATCATGA
- a CDS encoding GGDEF domain-containing response regulator gives MNVSQIHILVVDDAQLIRNMMVQVLKKAGYIVNTAENGQEAVDYFTEHHPDLILMDADMPILNGLEACQRIRDLPEGKNVPILIVTAFGEREWVDRAYQMGATDYLTKPVNWHVLRNRIHYILQARQAEEALFEEKERAQVTLASIGDGVITTDADGNVDYINPVATRLTGWTAAKAYGRPLQNVFFIIDETTGEAVPISLQRCLEQGEIDDIAKENHVLFNHQTKDYFAIEDSVAPIRDRKGNIIGVVVVFHDVTELVYKSKHDSLTDLYNRREFESRLKRILHTRTPTEHCLLYMDLDQFKIVNDLCGHEAGDQLLKDIALLLKQRVKEYNGYGRATLARLGGDEFGLLLEKCNLEQALKIANNIRVAVETYRFFWRSDAQETGVFSIGISIGLVPFNTEHAPQHDVLAMADASCFAAKHAGRNIVHVYQEKHAEQLERHKEIQWVSLINDNLTRENGFSLYYQPIMPLSEPEQGFYYEILLRMDDQRGNLLSPGSFLSAAGRHNLMPVLDQWVVKTVLQWFVDNPRYIPQLTLLSINISGHSLSDKNFLTTVIDDIRHAPIPPYKLCFEINETSAITNLSGAVNFMTQLKKLGCRFALDNFGSGMSSFNYLKNLPIDFIKIDGDFVKGIVNDPIDYATVKAINDIGHLMHLKTIAERVETKAILDKLKGINVDYVQGYWVGEPQPLKIKEMIHKS, from the coding sequence ATGAATGTCTCACAAATACACATACTTGTTGTAGATGATGCACAACTCATCCGCAATATGATGGTACAAGTGTTAAAAAAAGCAGGCTATATCGTCAATACCGCAGAAAATGGGCAAGAAGCAGTCGACTACTTCACTGAACATCATCCCGATTTAATCCTTATGGATGCTGACATGCCGATACTTAACGGCTTAGAAGCCTGTCAACGCATACGAGACCTACCAGAAGGCAAAAACGTTCCTATCCTCATCGTTACTGCATTTGGTGAACGTGAATGGGTCGACCGTGCTTACCAAATGGGCGCGACGGATTATTTAACAAAACCCGTTAATTGGCACGTCCTACGCAACCGCATCCACTACATCCTTCAAGCCCGACAAGCTGAAGAAGCCCTCTTTGAAGAAAAAGAACGCGCACAAGTTACCCTTGCCTCTATTGGTGATGGCGTTATCACCACCGATGCTGATGGCAATGTTGACTACATCAACCCCGTCGCCACCCGCCTGACAGGCTGGACAGCCGCTAAAGCCTATGGTCGCCCGCTACAAAACGTCTTTTTTATCATTGACGAAACCACAGGCGAAGCCGTCCCCATTTCATTACAACGCTGTTTAGAACAAGGCGAAATCGACGATATTGCAAAAGAAAATCACGTTTTATTTAACCATCAAACCAAAGATTATTTTGCGATAGAAGACTCCGTTGCCCCTATCCGTGACCGCAAAGGCAATATTATCGGCGTAGTCGTTGTCTTTCACGATGTCACCGAATTAGTTTACAAATCCAAACATGACTCCCTAACCGACCTCTACAACCGTCGTGAATTCGAATCTCGTTTAAAACGCATTCTCCACACCCGCACCCCAACCGAGCATTGCTTGCTCTACATGGATTTAGACCAATTTAAAATTGTCAATGACCTTTGCGGACACGAAGCAGGCGACCAACTGCTAAAAGATATAGCACTACTCCTTAAGCAACGAGTTAAAGAATACAATGGTTATGGACGCGCTACGCTTGCCCGTTTAGGTGGCGATGAATTCGGCTTACTCCTAGAAAAATGCAATTTAGAACAAGCACTCAAAATTGCTAATAACATCCGTGTTGCAGTAGAAACCTACCGATTTTTCTGGCGTAGCGATGCCCAAGAAACAGGCGTTTTTAGCATTGGTATCAGCATCGGTCTTGTCCCTTTCAACACCGAACATGCTCCCCAACATGACGTATTAGCCATGGCAGATGCCTCCTGTTTCGCCGCCAAACACGCAGGACGCAACATTGTCCACGTCTATCAAGAAAAACACGCCGAACAACTCGAACGCCATAAAGAAATTCAATGGGTTTCCCTGATTAACGACAATCTCACCCGTGAAAATGGCTTTTCCCTCTACTATCAACCCATCATGCCCCTCTCAGAACCTGAACAAGGGTTCTACTACGAAATTCTGCTACGCATGGACGACCAACGAGGTAACTTACTCTCCCCTGGTTCATTCCTATCAGCAGCAGGACGGCACAACTTAATGCCCGTTTTAGACCAATGGGTTGTAAAAACTGTCCTCCAATGGTTTGTTGACAACCCGCGCTACATCCCTCAACTCACCCTATTATCAATCAACATATCGGGACACTCCCTCAGCGATAAAAACTTTTTAACCACCGTTATCGATGACATCCGTCATGCACCGATCCCCCCTTACAAACTCTGCTTTGAAATCAACGAAACCAGCGCGATAACCAACTTAAGTGGTGCAGTCAACTTCATGACCCAATTGAAAAAGCTCGGCTGTCGATTTGCCTTAGATAACTTTGGCTCTGGCATGTCCTCCTTTAACTACCTGAAGAACTTACCAATAGACTTTATAAAAATAGATGGGGATTTTGTAAAAGGAATCGTCAACGACCCGATAGACTACGCCACCGTAAAAGCCATCAACGACATTGGGCACTTAATGCACTTAAAAACCATTGCTGAACGGGTAGAAACCAAAGCGATTTTAGACAAACTCAAGGGAATTAACGTCGACTACGTACAAGGCTACTGGGTCGGAGAACCACAACCCCTTAAAATTAAAGAAATGATTCACAAAAGCTAA
- a CDS encoding MGMT family protein, translating to MSSSSLYSHIWSIVQQIPVGNVASYGQIARLAGLPRQARLVGYALHHLPPDSDVPWFRVLNAQGKISFPLDSDLYLWQKQLLEAEGVIFWQGKVDLQQFGWQVTTLAINPFEA from the coding sequence ATGTCCTCCTCAAGCCTATACTCCCACATTTGGTCAATCGTCCAACAAATCCCCGTCGGTAACGTTGCGAGTTATGGGCAGATTGCGCGTTTAGCGGGTTTACCGCGTCAGGCGCGTTTAGTGGGGTATGCGTTGCATCATTTACCGCCTGATAGTGACGTGCCTTGGTTTCGAGTGTTGAATGCACAGGGAAAAATTTCTTTTCCGCTGGATAGTGATTTGTATTTATGGCAAAAACAATTGTTAGAAGCGGAAGGGGTGATTTTTTGGCAGGGTAAAGTCGATTTACAGCAGTTTGGATGGCAGGTGACAACTTTAGCTATAAATCCGTTTGAAGCATGA
- the dcm gene encoding DNA cytosine methyltransferase, which translates to MYKTIDLFAGIGGIRLGFEAHKCKNVFSSEWDKDAQKMYFANFNEQPHGDINLIQPKDIPDHDILLAGFPCQPFSIAGKGLGFADTRGTLFFNIETILATKRPRAFLLENVKRLTTHDNGKTFAIILEKLQQLNYSVFYQVLNSLDFGLPQKRERIYIVGFSQPLNFQFPKPLGYYKPLADVLEHDDNVPKNYYLSDALKQKRLQLVKGIPPYPSIWHENIGGNISALPYSCALRAGGSYNYLVVNGLRRLTDREMLRLQGFPEDFKINLPYSAIRKVVGNSVSVPVIQAIAEEMIKSLQQQAKPPLKPLQFNLFESTL; encoded by the coding sequence ATGTATAAAACAATAGATTTATTTGCAGGAATTGGTGGCATCCGTCTAGGGTTTGAAGCGCATAAATGTAAAAATGTCTTCTCCTCAGAATGGGACAAAGATGCACAAAAGATGTACTTTGCCAATTTTAATGAACAACCTCATGGCGACATCAATCTCATTCAACCGAAAGATATTCCTGACCATGATATTTTATTAGCAGGCTTTCCTTGCCAACCGTTTAGCATTGCAGGTAAAGGCTTAGGATTTGCGGATACACGTGGCACATTGTTTTTTAATATTGAAACTATTTTAGCCACGAAAAGACCACGTGCATTTTTATTAGAAAATGTTAAACGTTTAACAACGCATGATAACGGTAAAACCTTTGCAATAATTTTAGAAAAACTCCAACAATTAAACTATTCAGTTTTCTATCAAGTGCTTAATTCATTAGATTTTGGTTTACCTCAAAAACGAGAACGCATTTATATTGTCGGTTTTTCTCAACCACTTAATTTCCAATTTCCAAAGCCATTAGGATATTACAAACCACTCGCCGATGTTTTGGAGCATGATGATAATGTTCCTAAAAATTATTATTTATCCGATGCTTTAAAACAAAAACGGTTACAGCTTGTGAAAGGAATACCGCCTTATCCTTCTATTTGGCATGAAAATATTGGAGGAAATATTTCTGCCTTACCCTATTCATGTGCTTTAAGAGCAGGAGGTAGTTATAACTATTTAGTAGTCAATGGCTTACGGCGTTTAACTGATAGAGAAATGTTACGTTTACAAGGATTTCCTGAAGATTTTAAAATTAACTTGCCTTATTCAGCCATTCGTAAAGTTGTTGGTAATTCGGTCTCTGTTCCTGTCATTCAAGCGATTGCTGAAGAAATGATAAAATCATTACAACAACAAGCAAAACCCCCACTTAAACCATTACAATTCAACCTATTCGAATCAACATTGTGA
- a CDS encoding HaeII family restriction endonuclease — protein sequence MTTIKDAKYALDKIIDKARVHFYKPIQIAEILYRDRVIQDINLIDLATYRISSKKWRDIICLQFLGRTSASSARYQDDLFNDNAIPPPILACLGEENRIHQGIVEAYIYHRFAQRIGQLSTGLDYCQTHDANTFQLREFLALFWHEAGLRRSIDKVYEIIVYALFSTLVEVLEVNIDVSINTEKKTILQDFEDFTEAVIQLNAKKTHYRLKARINRTGVTNAADRGLDMWANFGLAIQVKHLSLTEELAENIVTAISADRIVIVCKDAEKKIIVSLLNQMGWKSKIQSILVESDLIRWYEKALRGEFANTIAHHILNKLSAEIQLEFPSTDKTEFMAFLKTRGYETLTHNFWL from the coding sequence GTGACAACTATTAAAGATGCTAAATACGCATTAGATAAAATCATTGATAAGGCGCGAGTACATTTTTATAAACCAATTCAAATCGCTGAAATACTTTACCGTGATCGGGTAATACAAGATATTAATCTCATTGATTTAGCAACTTATCGGATAAGTTCGAAAAAATGGCGGGACATTATTTGTTTACAATTTTTAGGTAGAACGAGTGCCTCTTCAGCACGTTATCAAGATGATTTATTCAACGATAACGCAATTCCTCCTCCAATATTAGCTTGTTTAGGTGAAGAAAATCGCATACATCAAGGTATCGTTGAAGCCTATATTTATCATCGATTTGCTCAACGAATTGGACAATTATCAACTGGGTTAGATTACTGTCAAACACATGATGCAAACACATTTCAACTCAGAGAGTTTTTAGCTCTTTTTTGGCACGAAGCGGGATTACGCCGTAGTATAGATAAAGTTTATGAAATCATTGTTTACGCGCTTTTCTCCACTTTAGTAGAAGTTTTAGAAGTTAATATTGATGTCAGCATTAATACTGAGAAAAAGACAATATTACAAGATTTTGAAGATTTTACAGAAGCAGTGATTCAATTAAATGCTAAAAAAACACATTATCGCTTAAAAGCACGAATCAATCGCACTGGCGTAACTAATGCTGCTGACAGAGGGTTAGATATGTGGGCTAACTTTGGGTTAGCCATACAAGTCAAACATCTTTCACTAACTGAAGAACTGGCAGAAAATATAGTAACCGCTATATCCGCTGACCGTATTGTTATTGTGTGTAAAGATGCAGAAAAAAAGATAATCGTTTCATTATTAAATCAAATGGGTTGGAAATCAAAAATACAAAGTATTTTAGTAGAAAGTGATTTAATTCGTTGGTATGAAAAAGCATTGCGTGGAGAATTTGCAAATACTATTGCACATCATATCCTTAATAAACTGTCTGCTGAAATTCAACTTGAATTTCCTAGCACTGATAAAACAGAATTTATGGCATTTTTAAAAACGAGAGGCTATGAGACATTGACGCATAACTTTTGGTTATAA